The Fimbriimonas ginsengisoli Gsoil 348 genome window below encodes:
- a CDS encoding Gfo/Idh/MocA family protein: protein MTPVRVGIVGLGNISGIYLQNLTAYAATEIVAVADLDRSRAAQAADKHGVPHVLSPDELLSHPDVDLVLNLTIPKAHAAVALAAVKNGKHVYSEKPLSIQREDARQVIETAKAKGVRVGCAPDTFLGAGIQTCRRLIDEGAIGDPVAANAFMLCRGHETWHPSPAFYYEQGGGPMLDMGPYYVTALINLLGGIRRVTGSARATFPTRTITSKPLNGTVIPVETPTHLVGVLDFDSGVIGQITTSFDVYGNPMPPIVIYGTEGTLYVPDPNGFGGEVFISRRGGDKENITQGHGRRDGDIEGVPLKFGFAGNSRGVGVLDMAHAIVENRPHRASGDLAFHALDVMLSVEDASNQGRHIELSSGVDRPAAMSETEFAS from the coding sequence GTGACACCTGTCCGTGTTGGAATCGTCGGCCTTGGGAACATTAGCGGGATCTATCTTCAAAACTTAACCGCCTACGCCGCCACCGAAATCGTGGCCGTCGCCGACCTCGATCGAAGCCGGGCCGCTCAGGCCGCCGATAAGCACGGGGTTCCGCACGTCCTTTCTCCAGACGAGCTTCTGTCCCATCCGGACGTCGACCTCGTTTTGAATCTCACGATCCCCAAAGCGCACGCCGCCGTCGCTTTGGCGGCGGTGAAGAACGGGAAGCATGTCTATAGCGAGAAGCCGCTCAGCATCCAGCGCGAGGACGCCCGCCAGGTCATCGAAACCGCCAAGGCGAAAGGCGTCCGCGTCGGCTGCGCTCCCGACACATTCCTCGGGGCGGGAATCCAAACCTGCCGTAGGTTGATCGACGAGGGTGCGATCGGCGACCCGGTTGCGGCCAACGCGTTCATGCTGTGCCGGGGGCATGAGACTTGGCATCCGAGTCCGGCCTTTTATTACGAGCAGGGGGGCGGTCCGATGCTGGACATGGGACCGTACTACGTAACTGCGCTTATCAACCTCCTTGGCGGTATTCGGCGCGTGACTGGCTCCGCCCGCGCCACGTTCCCAACGCGCACCATCACCAGCAAACCCTTGAACGGCACGGTGATCCCGGTGGAGACGCCGACGCACCTTGTGGGGGTGTTGGATTTCGATTCCGGCGTCATCGGGCAGATCACTACCAGCTTCGACGTCTATGGCAACCCGATGCCGCCGATCGTGATCTACGGCACGGAAGGGACCCTCTACGTTCCCGACCCGAACGGGTTCGGTGGAGAGGTATTCATCTCTCGCCGGGGAGGCGATAAGGAAAACATCACTCAAGGCCATGGCCGGCGGGACGGCGATATCGAAGGTGTGCCCCTGAAATTTGGCTTCGCCGGGAACTCACGTGGGGTCGGCGTGCTCGATATGGCTCACGCCATCGTCGAGAACCGACCGCACCGTGCGAGCGGCGATCTGGCGTTTCATGCCTTGGACGTTATGCTTTCCGTGGAGGACGCCTCCAACCAGGGTCGGCACATCGAGCTCTCTTCCGGCGTCGACCGACCGGCCGCGATGTCTGAAACCGAATTTGCGTCCTGA
- a CDS encoding ABC transporter ATP-binding protein, giving the protein MAVLEVRNLEVSFGSTKILQGVSFDLEAGQTLGVVGESGCGKSMTGFAIMGMLQAPGKISAGSIKLDGRELVGLKERELRQVRGEQIALVMQDPFTSLNPMMKIGHQIGEAFMLHQGMNKQQAWNKAVEMLEMVGVPAPPDSARKYPHQMSGGQRQRVVIAMAFACRPKVLIADEPTTALDVTLQAQILRLLRDLQEREGTAVMLISHDIGAIASISQRIAVFYAGRIVETGPAERVLRHAAMPYTRALLNALPQVGKKRLEAIGGLPPDFTDLPQGCPFRPRCPLAFDKCVEAPPLEPAEPGHIAACWLKDEVRDMPPGAPLLARGVVPPS; this is encoded by the coding sequence ATGGCCGTGCTCGAAGTTCGCAATCTTGAGGTTTCTTTTGGGTCGACCAAGATCCTTCAAGGGGTCTCGTTCGACTTGGAGGCGGGGCAGACGCTTGGCGTGGTTGGCGAGTCCGGGTGCGGTAAGTCGATGACCGGGTTCGCGATCATGGGCATGCTGCAAGCTCCGGGGAAGATCTCGGCGGGGTCGATCAAGCTCGATGGGCGGGAGCTCGTGGGATTGAAAGAGCGAGAGCTGCGCCAAGTGAGAGGCGAACAAATCGCCCTCGTGATGCAGGACCCGTTCACCAGCCTTAACCCGATGATGAAGATCGGGCACCAGATCGGCGAGGCTTTCATGCTCCACCAGGGGATGAACAAGCAGCAGGCCTGGAACAAGGCGGTCGAGATGCTCGAGATGGTCGGCGTTCCCGCCCCTCCGGATTCGGCGCGTAAGTACCCCCACCAGATGAGCGGCGGCCAGCGTCAGCGCGTCGTCATCGCGATGGCGTTCGCCTGCCGGCCGAAGGTGCTTATCGCTGACGAGCCGACGACCGCACTCGACGTCACCCTCCAAGCCCAGATTCTCCGGCTCCTTCGTGATCTTCAGGAGAGGGAAGGGACCGCCGTCATGCTCATCTCGCACGATATCGGAGCGATCGCTTCGATATCGCAGCGGATTGCGGTCTTTTACGCGGGGCGCATCGTGGAGACAGGACCCGCGGAGCGGGTGCTCCGCCACGCCGCGATGCCGTACACACGGGCTTTGCTGAACGCCTTGCCGCAGGTGGGCAAGAAGCGGTTAGAGGCGATCGGAGGCCTTCCACCGGATTTCACCGACCTCCCCCAGGGCTGTCCCTTCCGCCCTCGCTGTCCACTTGCGTTCGACAAGTGCGTCGAGGCGCCGCCTCTGGAGCCGGCCGAGCCGGGCCACATCGCCGCATGCTGGCTAAAAGACGAGGTTCGCGACATGCCTCCCGGTGCACCGCTTCTCGCGAGAGGCGTAGTTCCGCCTTCCTAG
- a CDS encoding DUF433 domain-containing protein produces the protein MKTITITDEQYEELSKTARDLGTQPDELIAAVVWAVRGNPIGLADSSIRGLVARLTSSLEPIQTTPGVMGGVPCVRATRIPVWLLVSFRRQGLADGELLRAYPQLDASDLLAVWSYYAGHSQQIDSQIEAQAAEDLIG, from the coding sequence GTGAAAACAATCACCATTACCGACGAACAGTACGAAGAACTGTCGAAAACGGCTCGCGACCTTGGCACGCAACCAGACGAACTCATCGCTGCGGTTGTCTGGGCAGTGCGAGGGAATCCCATAGGTTTGGCAGATTCTTCAATTAGGGGACTCGTTGCCCGGCTAACATCCTCACTTGAACCGATCCAAACGACGCCCGGTGTTATGGGTGGAGTTCCGTGCGTCCGAGCAACCCGAATTCCGGTTTGGCTGCTGGTTTCGTTTCGTCGGCAGGGGCTTGCTGACGGTGAGTTGCTTCGCGCATATCCGCAATTAGATGCCTCAGACCTGCTTGCCGTGTGGAGCTACTATGCCGGGCACTCGCAGCAGATTGACTCCCAGATCGAAGCCCAAGCTGCCGAGGACTTGATTGGCTAG
- a CDS encoding DUF5615 family PIN-like protein, which translates to MARFYGNENLPLPVVEHLRNLGHDVLTSKDAGNANRRIPDEDVLEFAKETGRAVLTLNRVDFVRLHRKVSGIHAGIVTCTEDSDFVALADRVHDVISTLTNLDGVLVRITKTGHSIDPQPNDLPQ; encoded by the coding sequence TTGGCTAGATTTTATGGCAACGAGAATCTGCCGCTTCCCGTCGTCGAGCATCTACGCAACCTTGGCCACGACGTGCTCACATCGAAGGATGCGGGAAACGCCAACAGAAGAATTCCGGACGAAGACGTTCTGGAGTTCGCCAAGGAGACGGGACGGGCAGTTCTCACATTAAACCGAGTTGACTTCGTACGGCTTCACCGCAAGGTCAGCGGCATTCACGCAGGCATCGTCACCTGCACGGAGGATTCGGATTTCGTGGCCCTAGCCGATCGAGTCCACGATGTGATCTCCACCCTTACCAACCTCGATGGCGTGCTGGTCAGAATAACCAAAACCGGGCATTCGATCGATCCCCAACCGAACGACCTGCCACAATAG
- the hisC gene encoding histidinol-phosphate transaminase — MIPIRPNVLGMEPYVQGKPIEEVKRELGLTRVVKLASNENPFGPSPKAVAAIQEAASTMHLYPDGGAYALKQAISSKFDIATNQIMVGNGSDELIHLLGLITLDKPTDELMMCNPGFARYDASAHLAPCRLVKIPVDSKHVQDLEAMADAVNENTRIIYLANPNNPTGTIVRRNAVDRFLDRVPESVVVVLDEAYYEFAMHHPEFPTSLEYIKAGRENVVGLRTMSKAQGLAGLRIGYGFASTTIVDAINRAREPFNVSRLAQVAAIAALEDDEHVRKTVEHNRRGLELLAGVFAEVGAEPGESFANFMYADFHRPTRPIYQALLQRGVITRPGDLLGNPNCLRVSIGTQEEMDIFVEELRNVTTPAVAK; from the coding sequence ATGATTCCCATTCGCCCGAACGTGCTCGGAATGGAGCCTTACGTTCAAGGCAAGCCGATCGAAGAGGTTAAGCGAGAGCTCGGACTGACTCGCGTCGTCAAGCTCGCCAGCAACGAAAACCCGTTCGGGCCGTCCCCGAAGGCGGTCGCCGCGATCCAGGAAGCCGCGAGTACGATGCACCTCTATCCGGACGGCGGCGCGTACGCCCTAAAGCAGGCGATCTCCAGCAAGTTCGACATCGCGACCAACCAGATCATGGTCGGCAACGGCAGCGACGAGCTGATCCACCTGCTCGGCCTCATCACGCTCGACAAGCCAACCGACGAGCTGATGATGTGCAATCCCGGCTTCGCCCGGTACGACGCATCCGCGCACCTGGCGCCGTGCCGCCTGGTCAAGATCCCGGTCGACAGCAAGCATGTGCAAGACCTCGAGGCGATGGCCGACGCGGTGAATGAGAACACCCGAATCATCTACCTCGCCAACCCGAACAACCCGACCGGCACCATTGTGCGGCGGAACGCGGTCGATCGATTCTTGGACCGGGTGCCGGAAAGCGTGGTTGTGGTCCTCGATGAGGCGTACTACGAGTTCGCCATGCACCATCCCGAATTCCCCACCTCCCTCGAATACATCAAAGCGGGGCGGGAGAACGTCGTCGGTCTACGCACCATGAGCAAAGCTCAGGGGCTGGCCGGCCTTCGCATCGGTTACGGATTCGCGTCGACGACGATCGTCGATGCGATAAACCGCGCGCGAGAACCCTTCAACGTAAGTCGCTTGGCGCAGGTTGCCGCGATTGCCGCTCTCGAAGACGATGAGCATGTCCGGAAGACGGTGGAGCACAACCGGCGAGGACTCGAACTCCTCGCCGGCGTCTTTGCCGAGGTCGGCGCGGAGCCTGGCGAGAGCTTCGCGAACTTCATGTACGCCGACTTTCATCGGCCCACCCGGCCGATCTACCAGGCGCTCCTCCAACGGGGCGTCATCACGCGCCCAGGCGACCTCCTCGGTAACCCGAACTGCCTGCGCGTGAGCATTGGGACTCAGGAAGAAATGGACATTTTCGTTGAAGAGCTTCGTAACGTAACAACCCCGGCGGTCGCGAAATGA
- the aroF gene encoding 3-deoxy-7-phosphoheptulonate synthase has translation MIVVLKGGSTAEQVREISERLVEFGYQVNPIFGVEKTVIGAVGGSEHTKVDFIDQLKAYDSVEDVVLITKPYKFVAKEYNKGEKSRIDLGGGVIIGGDEVVMMAGPCTVESEEGLFKTAERVAAAGAKILRGGAYKPCTSPYSYQGMGTDGLKLLRAAADKYGLKVVTEVMHVRKVEEVAEYADILQIGTRNMQNYDLLTEVGRCRTAVMLKRGMTAKLEEWLLAAEYIAAGGNERIMLCERGIRTFEPYTRNTLDLSAIPALNSLSHLPVIVDPSQGTGRRELVAPMSKAAVAVGADGLIIEVHPNPDHAIKDGAQSITIETFEKLMPELGAIANAIGRNLVENIRRLPALG, from the coding sequence ATGATCGTCGTGCTCAAGGGCGGCAGCACCGCCGAACAGGTGCGAGAGATCAGCGAGCGGCTGGTCGAATTCGGATATCAGGTCAACCCGATCTTCGGCGTTGAAAAGACGGTCATCGGCGCGGTCGGTGGGTCGGAGCACACCAAAGTCGACTTCATCGACCAGCTCAAAGCTTACGACTCGGTGGAGGACGTCGTCCTTATCACCAAGCCGTACAAGTTCGTCGCCAAGGAATACAACAAGGGCGAGAAGTCGAGGATCGACCTCGGCGGCGGCGTGATCATCGGCGGCGACGAGGTCGTGATGATGGCCGGCCCCTGCACCGTCGAATCCGAGGAAGGCTTGTTCAAAACCGCCGAACGAGTGGCGGCGGCGGGCGCCAAGATCCTGCGCGGCGGCGCGTACAAGCCGTGCACCTCGCCCTACTCCTACCAGGGGATGGGAACCGATGGCCTCAAGCTGCTCCGAGCCGCGGCCGACAAGTACGGGCTGAAGGTGGTCACCGAAGTGATGCACGTCCGCAAGGTGGAAGAGGTGGCCGAATACGCCGACATTCTCCAGATCGGCACGCGCAACATGCAGAACTACGACCTCCTCACGGAGGTCGGCCGGTGCCGCACCGCCGTGATGTTAAAGCGCGGAATGACCGCCAAGCTTGAAGAGTGGCTGCTCGCCGCCGAGTACATCGCCGCCGGCGGCAACGAACGGATCATGCTCTGCGAGCGCGGCATCCGCACCTTCGAGCCGTACACCCGCAACACCCTGGATCTCAGTGCCATCCCGGCTTTGAATTCGCTGTCTCACTTGCCGGTCATCGTCGATCCTTCTCAAGGGACCGGGCGACGGGAGCTGGTTGCGCCGATGAGTAAAGCGGCAGTCGCGGTCGGAGCGGACGGTTTGATCATCGAGGTTCACCCGAACCCGGATCACGCGATCAAAGACGGCGCCCAAAGCATCACCATCGAAACCTTCGAAAAGCTGATGCCCGAGCTCGGCGCGATCGCGAACGCGATCGGGCGAAATCTAGTCGAAAACATTCGGCGGCTGCCTGCTCTTGGCTAA
- a CDS encoding tetratricopeptide repeat protein produces the protein MTCPLAALVLLAKTTSLQSEQILTGKGRTLTPVTVVPAQVSARWWHHRLYSPDTPAYGNGFWGVVEASTSDQLRSDLVRMRKLQYTWWEWLGKQGRPEPMPFSAFNTLGPIAVVDDEAWSASWGILGPGAAREVAARKRRLDACRALEDTLFGIFDDGSWSNTFERDLFRNQGLALYQAPWLANAISRLRVIEVYLRAATPLPFNGINGDLANLSDISKHLFEAADQLGKSKPQPGLVTPAISTADALALLNGKFSNYTVNAGEGGAGSTGGTMSFAFTQTGFELSQAPAGWYGGIEPVAFANVDPTTVRYDPLFGGEQRGGIVFQPNDKIRASYRGPSGLLLPLGTTPREAESLAQAFRRLARVANGVAVAEPDKVAEGTTEPDEPTKELVARLRLIADRLQEVGSMRFQPGEISARAPVPLMAAVAQRNGKWRDSEVYNVVAKQLAPGGTFGIGGNRVQPYPFMQRVAVPMNLDPIEAPTWSIVRVNREGGTTNVVTRQACRAKNKKTGRLYIVSRLVQESWSGASTTPRLLGMRLLDAREVEVPAVANAEGLGSNFFAYGDDLMRDNRLPEAEKMFRRAITMRPDWASAWNSLSVAIVRQGRVDDAAPYCLQSVRLNPKFVLGLTNLADIRRVQGKIAESLDLATRATTAAPKDPWAHTVRGHALFANGDFAESEKEYRSAIALEPGNGGNYADLAGALLRQDKKTEATEAASHAIQLGWRSHWVYKELAIPK, from the coding sequence ATGACTTGCCCGTTGGCTGCCTTGGTTTTGCTCGCTAAGACGACGAGTCTTCAGTCCGAGCAGATCTTGACTGGCAAGGGTCGCACCCTTACTCCGGTCACGGTCGTTCCCGCCCAGGTTTCTGCCCGCTGGTGGCACCATCGCCTCTATTCGCCCGATACCCCCGCCTACGGAAACGGTTTTTGGGGCGTTGTCGAAGCTTCGACCAGCGACCAACTTCGGAGCGACCTGGTGCGGATGCGGAAGCTTCAGTACACCTGGTGGGAGTGGCTGGGCAAACAGGGCCGTCCTGAGCCGATGCCATTTTCAGCGTTCAACACGCTCGGCCCGATCGCCGTCGTGGACGACGAGGCGTGGTCGGCGAGCTGGGGCATCCTCGGCCCAGGCGCCGCAAGGGAGGTCGCCGCGCGCAAGCGCCGGCTGGACGCTTGCCGAGCCCTCGAGGACACGCTGTTCGGAATATTCGACGATGGAAGCTGGTCGAACACCTTCGAGCGCGATCTGTTTCGCAATCAGGGTCTCGCCCTGTACCAGGCGCCTTGGCTCGCCAATGCCATCTCGCGCCTCCGGGTCATCGAGGTTTACCTGCGCGCCGCCACCCCGCTTCCATTCAATGGGATTAACGGTGACTTGGCGAACCTCTCGGATATCTCGAAGCACCTGTTCGAAGCGGCCGATCAACTTGGAAAGTCTAAACCGCAACCTGGACTCGTCACTCCTGCGATCAGTACCGCGGATGCCTTGGCGCTGCTAAACGGGAAGTTCTCTAACTACACGGTAAACGCTGGCGAAGGCGGCGCCGGGAGCACCGGCGGGACCATGTCGTTCGCCTTCACCCAAACCGGCTTCGAGCTGAGCCAGGCGCCGGCCGGCTGGTATGGCGGAATCGAGCCGGTTGCTTTCGCCAACGTCGACCCGACCACCGTCCGATACGATCCGCTCTTCGGGGGAGAACAGCGGGGCGGAATCGTGTTCCAGCCGAACGACAAGATTCGCGCGTCGTACCGGGGGCCCAGTGGCCTTCTCCTGCCGCTCGGAACGACCCCACGTGAGGCGGAGAGTCTTGCCCAGGCGTTTCGTCGGTTGGCCCGGGTCGCGAATGGGGTCGCCGTTGCCGAGCCGGATAAGGTCGCCGAGGGGACAACGGAGCCGGACGAGCCGACGAAGGAACTGGTCGCCCGCCTTCGACTCATCGCCGATCGCTTGCAGGAGGTTGGTTCGATGCGCTTCCAGCCGGGGGAGATTTCGGCTCGTGCCCCGGTTCCCCTCATGGCCGCGGTGGCGCAACGCAATGGGAAGTGGCGCGACAGCGAGGTTTATAACGTGGTCGCTAAGCAGTTGGCTCCGGGCGGCACCTTCGGTATCGGCGGCAACCGGGTGCAGCCCTACCCGTTTATGCAAAGGGTGGCGGTGCCAATGAACCTAGATCCGATCGAAGCCCCCACCTGGAGCATCGTTCGGGTCAACCGGGAGGGGGGGACGACGAACGTCGTGACTCGCCAAGCATGCCGGGCCAAGAACAAGAAGACAGGCCGGCTCTATATCGTTTCGCGTCTTGTGCAAGAGTCGTGGAGCGGCGCTTCTACCACGCCCCGTCTCCTCGGGATGCGGCTCCTCGATGCCCGCGAGGTCGAGGTCCCGGCGGTTGCCAATGCCGAAGGGCTTGGCTCTAATTTCTTCGCTTACGGCGACGACCTCATGCGGGACAATCGCCTTCCGGAAGCGGAGAAGATGTTCCGCCGAGCGATCACGATGAGGCCCGATTGGGCTTCGGCTTGGAACTCGCTAAGCGTTGCGATCGTTCGGCAGGGCCGGGTCGACGACGCGGCCCCCTACTGCCTACAAAGTGTCCGGCTCAATCCAAAGTTCGTTCTCGGCCTGACCAATTTGGCGGATATCCGACGGGTGCAAGGAAAGATTGCCGAGTCTCTCGATCTCGCGACCCGCGCCACTACCGCGGCTCCGAAGGATCCGTGGGCGCACACGGTTCGCGGCCATGCCCTGTTCGCCAACGGCGACTTCGCGGAATCGGAGAAAGAGTATCGCTCCGCCATCGCATTGGAGCCGGGTAACGGCGGTAACTACGCCGACCTCGCCGGCGCCCTACTGCGGCAAGATAAGAAGACCGAGGCCACCGAAGCCGCCAGCCACGCCATCCAACTCGGCTGGCGCTCCCACTGGGTTTACAAAGAGCTCGCGATCCCCAAATAG
- a CDS encoding DUF4339 domain-containing protein translates to MTAEWYYIGHYGQLGPLTREQIDELVEGGVIARDTYVWRAGMSEWLAADQISELATSFRRADPYTTPPPSPTPRVVAPPAPPLARTSPRPFDQTLANQAPNYLSFPLTRSDKSRTLGGILQLIVPGVGRMYLGFSAIGVLQLVLSLCGVGILWSWVDGIIILAGGVRMDGYGRQLND, encoded by the coding sequence GTGACGGCGGAGTGGTACTACATCGGGCATTACGGTCAATTGGGACCGCTCACCCGCGAGCAAATCGATGAGCTCGTCGAGGGAGGCGTCATTGCCCGTGACACCTACGTTTGGCGGGCTGGAATGTCCGAGTGGCTTGCCGCCGATCAGATTTCCGAGCTGGCGACCTCCTTTCGCCGCGCCGATCCTTACACGACCCCTCCTCCCTCCCCCACTCCCAGAGTCGTTGCCCCGCCCGCTCCCCCGCTGGCGCGAACGAGTCCACGGCCGTTCGATCAGACCCTCGCCAACCAGGCCCCCAACTACCTATCGTTCCCCCTTACCCGCAGCGATAAAAGCCGGACACTTGGGGGCATCCTCCAGTTAATCGTCCCCGGCGTCGGCCGCATGTATCTGGGGTTTTCGGCGATTGGAGTGCTCCAACTGGTACTGTCCCTTTGTGGCGTCGGCATCTTGTGGAGCTGGGTCGATGGGATTATTATTCTTGCGGGCGGCGTCCGGATGGACGGATACGGTCGTCAATTGAACGACTGA
- a CDS encoding peptidylprolyl isomerase, with product MRSFLLLLLTMLLLPAAFAQGYKPKAGETVLKLEIEGRGDVYIKLYTKEAPKTTAHILALVKKNFYDGQKFHRVETSPKPYLVQFGDPNSKNNDLSGNGGSGERIAYEDSGYNNVADAVGLAHPLGQRDSGDSQFYMLLDKASFLDGNYTVFGKVVAGSDVLKKVQKGDKVLKVSPVEK from the coding sequence ATGCGAAGCTTTCTTCTTCTGCTGTTGACCATGCTCCTTCTGCCTGCCGCCTTTGCCCAAGGCTACAAGCCGAAGGCGGGCGAAACCGTGCTCAAACTCGAGATCGAGGGGCGCGGCGACGTCTATATCAAGCTGTACACGAAGGAAGCGCCGAAGACCACCGCCCACATCTTGGCGCTGGTCAAAAAGAACTTCTATGACGGTCAGAAGTTTCATCGCGTAGAGACCTCGCCCAAGCCGTACCTGGTCCAGTTCGGAGACCCGAATTCCAAGAATAACGATCTCAGCGGCAACGGCGGCAGCGGAGAGCGGATCGCCTACGAAGACAGCGGCTACAACAATGTAGCCGACGCCGTCGGCCTCGCCCATCCGCTCGGCCAGCGAGATTCAGGCGACAGCCAGTTCTACATGCTCCTGGACAAAGCCAGCTTCCTGGACGGCAACTACACCGTCTTCGGCAAGGTTGTCGCCGGATCCGATGTCCTTAAGAAGGTCCAGAAGGGCGACAAGGTTCTGAAAGTCTCGCCCGTGGAAAAATAA
- a CDS encoding cellulase family glycosylhydrolase, which produces MTAFWKVIRVTVALGATLLTAWGATPRLTPRPTTVNLLKVNGVPAYVHGANLAWLDAAYDHDIGINAQHPSWGCAYNSTHMASYIQDMRSMNLGVMRLWLMENWQGVTFDANGYATGLDSTFLTNLDNIVATASSKGMSLYLTLLSFDYDDVATIKNVRTDATAQQRFLDNVVGPLVLRYKGNNTIFSYDIMNESNLGVPNTGTDWPSMRTLIAAVATKIHTVDPGRQVSCSCQWMGWITNGTYSGLGLDYYDYHEYNDSPNLPTVASLALDKPIILGEYGPVTNSDTAQNNAASAFITQARDRGWSGALSWFYDYPGSTNMHRFLYSNGTWRPICYTLQSFNPNGSPVIVKYDFENTISGWTGTNIVGGPWSVTEQHANGAYTLKSDVTLANNASYVQARVFDDNYSGKVTLRARVRRAAWGTYGAGGMTAKLYIKTGSGWTWYDGGAVSINSTGWTTLSLNLTGVANLTNVREVGIQFLTGASGFSGGSSVYVDYLTLE; this is translated from the coding sequence ATGACTGCCTTTTGGAAAGTGATACGCGTTACCGTCGCGCTGGGCGCGACCTTACTGACGGCTTGGGGTGCGACGCCCCGCCTAACGCCGAGGCCGACAACGGTCAACCTGCTCAAGGTCAACGGAGTGCCGGCCTATGTCCACGGAGCCAATCTGGCATGGCTGGATGCCGCTTATGACCACGACATTGGGATCAACGCTCAGCACCCGAGTTGGGGGTGCGCCTACAACTCGACCCATATGGCCAGCTATATCCAGGACATGCGCAGCATGAACCTTGGCGTGATGCGCCTTTGGCTGATGGAGAACTGGCAGGGCGTCACCTTCGACGCCAACGGCTACGCGACCGGATTAGACTCGACCTTTCTCACGAACCTGGACAACATCGTTGCCACCGCTTCTTCGAAAGGAATGTCTCTGTACCTCACTCTGCTGAGCTTCGACTACGACGATGTGGCGACGATCAAGAACGTCCGCACCGATGCGACGGCTCAGCAACGGTTTCTAGACAATGTGGTAGGTCCGCTTGTGCTGCGCTACAAGGGGAATAACACCATCTTCTCCTACGACATCATGAACGAGTCTAACCTCGGCGTCCCGAACACGGGCACCGACTGGCCGTCGATGCGTACCCTGATCGCCGCGGTAGCAACCAAGATCCACACTGTGGATCCCGGCCGCCAGGTCTCATGCAGTTGTCAGTGGATGGGCTGGATCACGAACGGCACCTATTCCGGGCTCGGGCTCGACTACTACGACTATCACGAGTACAACGACAGCCCGAACCTCCCGACGGTAGCCTCACTCGCGCTCGACAAGCCGATCATCCTCGGCGAGTACGGTCCCGTCACCAACAGCGACACCGCCCAGAACAACGCGGCCAGCGCGTTTATCACTCAGGCTCGCGATCGGGGCTGGTCGGGCGCTCTCTCGTGGTTCTACGACTATCCCGGTTCGACGAACATGCACCGGTTCCTCTACAGCAACGGAACCTGGCGCCCGATTTGCTACACCTTGCAAAGCTTCAATCCGAACGGCTCGCCGGTGATCGTGAAGTACGACTTCGAAAACACGATCTCGGGTTGGACGGGAACCAATATCGTTGGCGGACCCTGGAGCGTGACCGAACAGCATGCCAATGGCGCCTACACCCTCAAATCGGATGTCACTCTTGCGAACAACGCCTCCTATGTACAGGCGCGCGTCTTCGACGACAACTATTCCGGCAAAGTAACGCTGAGGGCACGGGTCCGTCGGGCGGCTTGGGGCACGTATGGCGCGGGCGGAATGACCGCCAAGCTCTACATCAAGACCGGCTCGGGATGGACCTGGTACGACGGAGGCGCGGTCTCCATCAACTCCACCGGCTGGACCACGCTGAGCCTAAACCTAACCGGCGTCGCCAACCTGACCAACGTTCGGGAAGTAGGCATCCAGTTCCTAACCGGCGCCTCGGGCTTCTCCGGAGGAAGCTCGGTCTACGTCGATTACCTGACCTTGGAGTGA